One Engystomops pustulosus chromosome 11, aEngPut4.maternal, whole genome shotgun sequence DNA window includes the following coding sequences:
- the LOC140105458 gene encoding olfactory receptor 5V1-like, with the protein MTSEVMFNITGFIIEGFADISELHIQLFIIFLLIYIFIISANLTIVVVIWKNPHLHTPMYMFLVNLSFIDISLTTNVLPKLLAMLCTGTKTISFLGCITQMYLYVSLSVSEIILLGFMAYDRYVAICHPLRYVVLMPLKKSSMLSIISWFGGFADPIGHTLLISRMSFCSFHVIDHFFCDVNPLLFISCTDASNVELLNYIEGAFLGIGMCLLTVISYGFIIGTIMKLKSSESRRKAFSTCTAHLTCVIVFYGTLICLYIRPSSSYSPKQDKYFSLLNLVFVPLLNPIIYSLKNEDIKNVLIGQTKKSKE; encoded by the coding sequence ATGACATCAGAAGTCATGTTTAATATCACAGGATTCATCATCGAGGGCTTTGCTGATATTTCTGAGCTGCATATTcaattatttataatatttttattaatttacattttcatcatctcAGCTAACCTGACTATTGTTGTTGTTATATGGAAGAATCCTCATCTTCATACTCCCATGTATATGTTTTTGGTAAATCTATCATTTATTGACATTTCTTTAACCACAAATGTTTTACCCAAATTATTAGCTATGCTTTGTACGGGGACGAAGACAATCTCATTTCTAGGCTGCATAACACAAATGTATCTATATGTGTCCCTCTCTGTTAGTGAGATCATCCTGTTGGGTTTCATGGCCTATGACCGATACGTCGCCATCTGTCATCCCCTCCGATATGTTGTTCTGATGCCTTTAAAAAAATCTTCCATGTTATCTATCATTTCATGGTTCGGTGGATTTGCAGACCCCATTGGTCATACATTACTGATTTCAAGGATGTCCTTTTGTTCATTTCATGTTATTGACCATTTTTTCTGTGATGTTAACCCCTTATTATTCATCTCTTGTACAGATGCATCTAATGTAGAACTGTTAAACTACATAGAAGGGGCCTTTCTGGGTATTGGGATGTGTCTACTTACTGTAATATCATATGGTTTTATTATCGGAACAATAATGAAGCTTAAATCTAGTGAAAGCCGACGTAAAGCATTTTCCACCTGTACTGCCCACCTGACTTGTGTCATTGTCTTTTATGGGACATTGATCTGCTTATATATTAGACCTTCATCAAGTTATTCACCAAAACAGGACAAGTATTTTTCTCTATTAAATCTTGTCTTTGTTCCATTGTTAAATCCTATTATTTACAGCCTCAAAAATGAAGATATTAAGAATGTTCTGATTGGGCAAACAAAGAAAAGTAAGGAAtaa
- the LOC140105459 gene encoding olfactory receptor 6B9-like, translating into MKPEDKCNVSGFVIQGFTDIHWLQDFMFGIFLSNYFLILCGNLIIIILIWRTPHLHTPMYIFLVNLSCIDIAAASNILPKLLAMLSTKNKTISFLGCIAQMYIFMSLSCTEVILLAAMAYDRYVAICHPLHYFALMSLRQCAGLSFISWFIGFVDPTGHAVLISKLYFCSSKLINHFFCDTISLLNIACSKTNSVALLNYVEGASLGITAFTLTLVSYCFIISAILKIKSTEGQRKAFSTCTAHLTCVCFFYGTLICLYMRPSSSFSPKQDKFFSLLYIVLIPISNPIIYSLKNEEVKSILVKMRKKYFQPCT; encoded by the coding sequence ATGAAACCAGAAGATAAATGTAATGTGTCCGGATTCGTCATCCAGGGATTCACTGATATTCATTGGCTCCAAGACTTCATGTTTGGGATCTTTCTCTCTAATTACTTCCTAATTCTCTGTGggaatttaattattattattcttatatgGAGAACTCCTCATCTTCATACTCCAATGTATATCTTTCTAGTAAATCTCTCATGCATTGACATTGCAGCAGCCTCAAATATTCTACCGAAATTATTAGCAATGCTtagtacaaaaaacaaaacaatctcATTTCTAGGTTGTATTGCCCAAATGTATATCTTTATGTCTTTGTCTTGTACCGAGGTCATCCTCTTGGCAGCTATGGCATATGATCGTTATGTAGCAATTTGTCATCCTCTTCATTATTTTGCCCTTATGTCTTTAAGACAATGTGCCGGATTGTCATTTATTTCATGGTTTATTGGGTTTGTAGACCCTACCGGTCATGCTGTACTAATATCAAAGCTATATTTTTGCTCAAGTAAGTTAATTAATCACTTTTTCTGTGATACCATCTCTCTGTTGAATATTGCTTGTAGCAAGACAAATAGTGTTGCCTTGCTTAACTACGTTGAAGGAGCATCACTAGGGATCACAGCGTTCACACTTACTCTTgtatcatattgttttataatttCAGCCATTCTGAAAATTAAATCAACTGAAGGACAACGGAAAGCATTTTCTACCTGTACAGCCCACTTGACTTGTGTCTGTTTTTTTTATGGGACATTAATTTGTTTGTACATGAGACCCTCATCAAGTTTTTCTCCAAAACAGGATAAGTTTTTTTCTCTGCTCTATATTGTCCTAATTCCAATTTCTAACCCCATAATATATAGCCTCAAAAATGAAGAGGTTAAAAGTATTTTAgtcaaaatgagaaaaaaatactTTCAGCCTTGCACTTGA